From the genome of Rhinoderma darwinii isolate aRhiDar2 chromosome 1, aRhiDar2.hap1, whole genome shotgun sequence:
cggggacaaacacaacggggacaaacggaaaccattttcaccggatccgtcacaattgaaatcaatggtgatacaaacggaaacctatggtttccatttgttttagtttggactccattcatgggtgcGCCTGAcgtaaagctcagacagaacacatgaacggagtcccgacgcagatgcgaATGAAGCCTAATTCTGTTATGATCAGTCTTTTAGCAGGAACTGTCACAACCAAAACAATCATGGAAACAATGGACATTGGATTCAAAATCTGATGTCAATTTATCATTAGCTTTTTCAATATCTTTAGATAAAACAATACTGCAAAAAAAGTGTAATCCCAGACATCAGTTATTGTCACTGAATGGACAAAAGTCCCTATTTCAGAATCTAGTGGAAAGCCTTTCCAAAAGAATGGAGGATGTTCTAGCAGCAAAGCAAACTATCACCATGGTTTTGAAATGAGATGTTCAATAGGACCAAACGAAATTGATGATGAGGAATCCATGTACTATGTAATGTATCtatatagaaaaaattatattgtcagtgtaaaaaaaaacgctctGAAAATGAGCAGTTTGCACACATGACAATTGTACATATTGAAGGAAATTTAGTAATGCAATTATTCATGTGGTGTAATTGCACTAAAAAATGGCGTTCCACGTGAATACTATATTGTTGCTGCCCCCTCCAGACACAAGCCACAATTTGCATTTGTGTGGTAAAAAAGAGAGCATGGCTTTCAGGTCACACTAACTACGACTGACTTATTGACGGCATAATCTGGCTTTATTTAGTAACGTGCGCCATTTTCCACAACTAGTGTTTGCTGTGTTGGGGAATACGGAGCCCCCCACATTACTGATGAATACCAGTGTTAGTAAATGTgccctttttttccctttcctTTCCAATGGTAATGAGGAAAACGCATTTGACTGTGTGCTGAAGATCCATGACCAGCGTGTACTTGACAAACTTCGAAACCTGTTACATTATAACACGACTATGACCAACAATAAATGTCATAAAACACAACTTTTTAATTTCCATAAGAATTTATATGATTTTGGTTAATTGTGTCCTACCAGCTAGGTACCATGGTCACAGGCTGTATTCACACCTgacgtttttttattcttttttttatgttactgTGATGTTTACAAAGAAACCTACCACCTACTATtagtatataatattaatatCGAATACAaagtgtaatgtagaaatacagcAAGAGGACTAATAATTAGATGTTATTAGATTACTAACTAAAAGTTGAGATGATTCGCGCTGTGGTGAGGTGACGGTGATAATGATGGAGGATACAGGAGGGGGCACGGTGACTCATGTTCCGTCAGGGGGGATATAAGGGACAGCGCTGAGCCGGGCACGATGTGCCGAGAAGTTGGCTGCTCTGCAGATACTGATAAAGTGCCCCTCCATTCTCACTTTCTTCGAATTTCGAGTGAGGCGGGAAGAGACGTCGAGTCCGGCAGTGTAGCGCTCCTCACCCGTCTGCACATGGCGCTTCTCCTCAGGAGCTCGGTGCTGTTCACGGCGCTGCTGATGCTGGTGTCTGCGCTACCAGGAGAGCTGAGGGTACGGAGGAGCCCGGTTTCAGCTTCAGAGTACGGGGTGAAGTTATGTGGCCGCGAGTTTATCAGGGCGGTGATCTTCGCCTGCGGAGGGTCCCGGTGGAAGCGACTGCAGCAGGAGGATGGGAGGATCCCCGGGTACCGGAGTACAGGTGAGGAGACATTAGCCACAACGAGCAGGTCATTTACCTTATACAGTGTGCCAGGGGAGATGATACTACTGGGGATGGAGGGAGCGCTGTCTTATCCTGAGACAGAACCTGACTGCTGCTGCCGGTAGCTGCGGGTGACAGGCGGCAGTCAGCGAGCAGTCCCTGTGACAAGTCTGTATAGTAGGGATAATGGGGGACTTCTATGTATAAAATATGTCctcagaaagtcatttttgtgtgttttctgagAAAATATTGCATATTTGCTGTAAAACTTGAGGAATGTGTCGCACATACAAGCACTGTCTCATGTGTAGGTCATCTTGCTCACTTGTATTCTATTGCTCTTAGATTTTGTTTGAAACAAGAAATAGtttcttcaataaaaaaaaaagattttcggACAGAAAAAACAATACAGTAACCGGTCAGTTTGGCGCTTATGTTCTAGACTACTAGAAAAAATGAACGCTAAATACTGACCGGCTTCAACAGTTTTCATACACGAGACTCAATGGCTGAAACCTCTTCAAAAGTCTGTCAGAAGAGAAACATAAAAGAGCGGTTTTCACTGCTGCTGACAGATATTATTATTGGTTTTATCTGTCTAGTGCTTCTGTGAATTGGCACTGGGTCGGAAATGAAATGTGCACCGTTTTCTGACATCACAGTGCCCAGACCTCTACTGCCCACGGAGGAAGTTAGGGGGTGCCACCATGCTCCCCAGAGCGCCTGGCCTCTTCCACTCATCGCTTCGAGATTTCTGCACCTCATGGCGGTGTTGTTGGCTCTCCATTGACCTAGCAGTGTTCTCTGCACTTTTCCAGTACACGGACATGTCAGAAaatatacatatatccacataacCCCTGCAGGCCCATTACCACAAAGTAACCTTGTAAGCTTTAGGTATTAATATTTGAATCagaatattgtcatttttatgtgTAAATGAGCTGGGCTGCTCGGACTGTCCACATAAGCCATAATtggagtaaaaaataaaagtaaaaaaatcaagTAATGATAAGATCTGTCAACATCAGCTAGACGGCTTCATAATGGTTTCCAGGTAACAACAGGAGATTTTTCTATAACgtgcagagtaagggtatgttcacacgacaacgcaaaatacgtctgaaattacggagctgttttcaggcgaaaacagctcctgaatttcagacgtttttgcatgtactcgcgtttttcgctgcgtcttttacggacggaattggagctgttcttcattggagtcaattaaaaacggctccaaaaacatcccaagaagtgtcctgcacttctttgacacaggcatatttttatgcgccgtcttgacagcgacacataaaattacacctcgtctgaacagaacatcgtaagatccattgcaagcaatggccagatgtttgcagacgtattagagccgtcttttcaggcgtaattcgaggcgtaaaacgcctccattacgtctgaaaataggttgtgtgaacataccctaagggtggatttacacacggcagattttgctgTAGAAAATGAATCTGAATGGAATTTGCAGAAATCcctgtgcttgctgcagaaacaactccaGGTGAAATGAACTGATTTTCCGTTCAGAAATGTTTGCAACAAATTTTTACTGCGTGTGAATCCACTCTAATAAAGAAATATTACAAGCTAGATTTTACTATTGTTGATCAGAGGTGGCACTTCACTGTAATACAGTAGCATCATAATCAGATAGCTAGTGGATGACCATACAGTATTGAATAAGGTATATACAAGGCAATCCACTATTGAATCTAGGATacagtaaaaatgtaaaacagcgaGTAGAGACAGATCGGACATTGCTGTCCAAATATTCTGGTACATTCTGCCTAGTGGTAACAGTGGATCTGTAGAACTGATAACAATTGCTTGCAGTATATTCAATTTCGACAAGATTTTTTCCTGACTGTACTTCTAATTTTCCTGGTCTTGAGCAAACAATAATTTATTCAAACTCCATTGCAGATAGAATACAACTGCAACCCATAAATCTTAGGCGCAAACCAATAATTCATTATTACCTTACCAATCCCGCTTGTTTTTACAAAGTCAGATCATTTTGCACATTTACACATGTTAATTATTGCTTCAAAAAGATATCTTCAAtgggaacttttttattttttttagcagccaGGTAATAAAAACTCCCATAGCCATCAGTGGAAAACAAACCAAAAAGTTAGGTGTCCGCAGAAATTTTCTAATCTCATTGGCCAACTAGCTTTTGGGATTTTGTCCACTCCTGGTTTAGCTTATTCCGCCACATCAATTAAAATGACTCTCAAGGCAACGACAGCCAAAATACTTTGTGCAACCAGATAACAAGGTGAAAGTGAAGAATGTTTTCCAAATAGATTAATGAAAAAATGAATTCTTTTTTACAGTACTGCTTAAAGGACTATGTTCCACATATAGCGGGACTGTCGGAACGTCCACTATTTTGGATTTAGCGATTTCCTTCAATCAACTCCTCTGTTAACATTAAGAAATCCCACAGTCACTACTAAACTAACAGATACCAGATGTTCCCAAATTATCTACAAAATCATATGTGTCTTTCTACATTGATAGCCACTCGTCTGCTTGTGAAAATTGCTAATAATTAACGTTGATTTGGTTAAAAAGACATTGTTCTGGATAATTCTATCATAACCAACAGATTACAGGATCTTCTCTACACATCTCATTTCCCACTTCATGTACATCTTACCTTTAGAACTTCTCAATTCCTCCCTTTTTATATTTCCCTTGATCGTTTAATAAATAGGGCCACTTGAATGCTTATTTTATTGTTACTTTTTCAATATGAATCTTTTTTATTAAATCATATGTAAAATTACAAATATTTATTGTTTTAAATCTTCCATGTCATTCGGATATACTGTTACATTTTCACTCTTTTCCACTTTGTCATCACATTTTGTTCTATAAAGAAATGCAGGTCAGTCCTAGACTTGACCATGCTGTATAACTTTACAACTATATAAATTCACTTTTagacatttatttattctttttttttaacgtgtaacaACTTGCATTGTAGAAATATTGTTCATAATTTTGTAATTTAACACACCTCCAccgaaaaaaaattatactaaaGGCTGGTTTTCACATCATTACCATAATTTTACTCATTAATACAGGGAAATGTTTCATTCACGTCAGCGCAATAATTGCTTCCTCTACATTGGCCTAAAAGTATACTCTTGGCTATTCGACGCAGCTGAGCTCTGTGATGATCTACCACAGGGTCCTGAAAACTAGGGTCATTGCCTGGCCTcaattttctatttttctgttgtgttggtaaaaaaaaaaagacattgatCTGATTATCTCTCCATGTCAGTTCTGTAGGCATGGGGTATAAGGGTCACTACATAACACCTGCCCCATGGTCAAATGTTATTGTGAAAACAGGGTTCACACATTCTATTTTACATCCACTTCTTACTTGAATTTTATATTCTCAGATTCTTAGGAAAAATTGGAATGTTGTTCTTCTTTCTCTGAGAACTTTGTAGTTGAAAAAACTAGGAAGTCAAACTTTGTATGTAAAAAAACCATGATGTTTGGCTATATTTGTTTTGTAATTGTGGCTATTTTTTTTCTCAAGACACTTTGCAGGACACTGCAATACAAGATCCACATCAGTTAAAGATGCAGCCACTTTTGGGATCTCGTCTGGAACAGCTTCACAGGTCAAACATACCGTTAAGACAGCAGCCACTGAAGGATTCTCTTCATTCCTATGATGATTACAGTTATACACCAACAGAGGATTTCAGTGAGTATGTACGCCAGGTAGAGGACACCAGTGAATCAGAAAACAGTGCTGCTGCAGGTTCCGATGGCTTTCCTTGGATCAAATCCTCTAGAAGGAGAAGGGAACTGTCTATCGGAGTGGCAGGCATTTGTTGCAAATGGGGCTGCACAAAAGCGGAGATCAGCACCCTGTGCTAAAGTGGCAGATATGATGATGTACTTCTAGATCTAAAATACAGTGTACACAGACTTAGCAGTAATGTCATCTACCCAAGTATTTCATATactttgactatatatatattttggttaATCACTATTTTTACTTTAACCAAAAGCCTTTTTGTGGCTTGTATATGTTAACGTGACTATTAATAGTTTTGTCAATAAATTCTTTTTtggttttgctgtggaaaatttcTTGGTAATTTAGTAACACTTTAATCAATATCATCTGTAAATTTTGCAACAAACTTTtaatttcaatattttttataaatatttatttcaatGTTTAAAATCACTTCATCTTACAATTAACTGACATGTTAGGGAATATGAAGGACTCTATAATTAAAGAATAATCACAATAGGAAAATGTCTGTTTTATTGGAGTTTCCTTCAAAGGGAATCTGCTCCCAGGTTTAAGCTGCCCTATTTGAGGGTAACATAAAGTAGGGCCAAAGATCCTGATTCCACATTAAAGAACACATTACCTCAACTCACAAATAATCACATATGTAGTATTCTTTATTGTATATTGAAAAAATACATTGTTGTGAGGGGTTTACAGCATTTTCTGGAGCAATATAGCAGAATTGTCTGATATTTCCTAATGTATTCTGAGTAACTGAACCCTGAGAATATATGTAAAACGAGACGCAACACACTTGGTCTTCAGACAGCATTATGTGTCATAAAAAGACCTCCATATTAATTTTGAGTAGACATAACATATTATTGTGGGTTTTAATGCAATACCATATGCAACATTAGTTTAAAAAATAGTTTAGATCTTTATTAATATATGTCAATAGGGATTATAGAAAgtatacaaataaaaacgttttgtCTGTACAAGCTGCTTGAGAATTCATTGCTTCAGCACACAGCTTTGCCTACAAGGGTCCAAAGAATAAAGCACATCTGCAATAACAAACAAGGGTATCAGAACTCAAGTTCTGCAGTCATTTAAAATAAAAGGAttggtgtatttttttgtatttcacaGAAGTGAATTGTAGAATTATTTTTAATGTACTTGTTTCAtttgtggggggaaaaaaagggTAATGAATGGTTTAAAACCAGAAGCTAGTCAAACAATAAGGAGTAATTATTTTAAATTTCCAGTGTATATAGGCCAACTGTTCAGACTTCCATGTAGCCGTGAATAGCTAGAGATGTATAATAAACACAAACTAAATCCCACTGTTAAATTCAGTTTGGCATTCATGTAGTATGCATTGTTCTCCTACCATTTGACTTCCTTGAAGTTCTAACTGATTGCATTCAGCAGAGGTCTTTTCTTCCTTCCTGGTCCACTCCTTGTCCCTAGCAAGAACATGGAGATTAGGATGGGACAAGCAGGGGGGAAAAGACCTCTGCTGAATGCAGCCAGTTCTAAAGGCTACTTGCCTCCTTCATTCTATGGGGTGATAGTGGGTTTTGGCAAAATGGGACAAAGATCCAAGTATTTCTGACTCATACAGGACTATCTCTCTCCTCATGGCAGATGTAAAGATCTCTGCTAAAATATTGGCAAACAGGCTGGCTAACGCAAAGTTAGGCtgcatttacattttattttttttgctttggaATGGATCATACCGAATTCTAAAAAATATATGATTACAACGTAGAATCAGTTGGCATCAGTTTTTGAccccaaaaaatagaaaaagtgatCATGCCACACTgtgtaacaaaaaaagaaaaaaaaaaaaaagaaaatcatgatGGAACTGAAGCCTGATGCACTTTGTGATTAGtttaagtcccatagaaattgATAGGATCCATCAACTGCTCTGTCGAGATCAGTATTTTAacgaaaaatagcaaaaaaatgtaaatagaagCTTCTATGGTTGAGATGGGAGAGTCTAGTTTGTTCCAATTGTCGGATTACCACCACTTAGATCTAAGTGGATTAATGAGAAATACGCCTAACTAGTAGACGCAAGTTCTCGATATTTTAAACTAACCATATCAAAAACTAACCATCGATGTAAAGATTTAGATTCGATATGACTCGCATTCCGGTATGCTTTTGTACTTAAAAATCACAATGGTGGTTTGGAAAAAGGCATACAAGAAAACATCTCATGATTTGAATGATTTTCTATGAATAATATTGTGCATTgccgtatatatttattttactatttgccATTTTGAACACTGATGCATATGGGTATATTCaaacgcagcagatttgttgcagaaatttctgtgactgtcccattcatctaaatggTACTTTCAGAAATTCACGTGCTTTCAACAGAAACAACGTATGGAACAGATTCTCCATCGCAGAAATCTTTGCAACAAATCGCCAGAATGTTCTCAGGCATATTTCTTAGCATAAAACAAACAATACACATGAAATACACCTACAAATacctcaccattgatttaaatggcaaATACgcttcgaggtgtttttttacgctgctgaattagaAAACGCCTTGTATAAATACGCTTCATAAAAATGAAGTGACACGTCACTTTTTGAAgagttttacaagctgattttgtccatttcccattgacacttcaaaaaactgttaaaaaatacCCCTCATAACGCGCTTCAAAAACGCTCGCAAACATCAGAAACGCTTTGAAAATGAGCCTTAtatttttcagcctgaacatatGCTTTGTGAACATTGCCTAAGTGTTCAAACCAACAGAGCAGATTTCCAGAGTCAGAACCATTTATCTTTAGTGGCAAAGACATAACAATATTTGTTGACAATCATAAAATTGATCAGACTGTTAATAATAATCATTACATCTATTGCCAGCTTTATTGTGGCATCTGgaaaattattttaaccccttcaagacacagcctgttttggccttcaggacacagccaattttttcaaatctgacatgtttcactttatgtggtaataactccggaatgcttttacctatccaagcgattctgagattgttttctcgtggcacattggactttatgttactggcaaaatttgctcgatacattaagtatttaattatgaaaaacaccaaaatttagcgaaacattgcaaaaatttgcatttttctaaatttatatgtatcagcttgtgagaccgatagtaataccacacaaaattgttgctaattaacatcacccatatgtctactttagattggcatcgttttttgaacatccttttatttttctatgacatcacaaggcttagaactttagcagcaatttctcacattttcaagaaaatttcaaaaggctatttttacaggggccagttcagttgtgaagtggattttagggccttatatattagaaaccctcgataagtcaccccattttaaaaacttcacccctcaaagtattcaaaacagcatttagaaagtttcttaaccctttagatgtttcacaggaattaaggcaaagtagatgtgaaatgttcaaatttctttttttttttgcagaaattcatttttcatctattttttttgtaacacagaaatttttaccagagaaacgcaactcaatatctattgcccagattctgcagtttttagaaataccccacatgtggccctagtgcacttattgactgaagcacaggcctcagaaacaaaggaacacctagaggattttggggcctcctttttattagaaaatattttaggctccatgtcgggtttgaaaggctcttgcggcaccaaaacagtggaaatcccccaaaagtgacaccattttagaaactataccccttgaggaaattatctaggggtatagtgagcattttgaccccgcaggttttttgcagaaattattggaagtaggccgtgaaaatgaaaatctacattctatcaaagaaaatgtaggtttagctaatttccacaaggactaaaaggagaaaatgcaccactacttttgtaaagcaatttcttccgagtaaaacaataccccgcatgtggtcataaacgactgtttggacacacggcagagcttagaagggaaagagcgccatttggcttttggagctcaaatttagcaggaatggtttgcggagaccacgtcgcatttacaaagcccctaagggaccaaaacagtgaaaacaccaaaaaagtgactccatttaggaaactacaccccttgaagaatccatctaggggtgtagtgagaattttgaacccacaggggtttcatagattttattagaattgggcagggaagataaaaaaaaattccttttttttccaagacgacgtagctttagctcaacatttttcattttctcaacaaataaaggaataaaagaaccccaacatttgtaaagcaacttctctggagtacggcaataccccatttgtggtcataaactactgtttgggcacacggcaaggatcagaagagaaggagtgccgtttggcttttggagcacagattttgctggattggtttcttgacaccatgtcacttttgcaaagctcctaaggtaccagtacagtggaaactccccaaaagtgactcgattcacgaaacgacaccccttgaggaattcatctaggggtgtagtgagcattttgaccccacaggtgtttcatagattttattagaattgggcagcgaaaataaaaaaaatcctttttcttcaataagacgtcgttttagctgaaaatgtttcatattctcaacaaataaatgaaaaagaacacttgtaaagcaacttctcctgtgtacggcaataccacatatgtggtcataaactgctgtttaggcacagagcagggctcagaagggaaggagcgccatttggcttttggagtacagattttggtggattggtttctggtcgctatgtcgcatttgcaaagtccctgtgggaccaaaacagtggatcccccccagaagtgaccccattttggaaactacacccctcaaggtattcacctaggggtgtagtgagcatattaaccccacaggtgattggcagaaattggtgtgcacgcgatgttgcagcgtgaaaatggtttttcaataaatatgccaatatgtggcgcccagcttgtgccactggagacacacaccccaaaaattgttaaaagggttctcctgggtatggcgatgccatatatgtggaagtaaactgctgtttgggcacactgtagggttcagaagggaggtagcgccatttggcttttggagcgtggattttgcttgtagtagttttgttttgagtcttactggtgtttccgtttataatgtgggggtacatgtaaggcgggcggagtatataaggggcatagtcaggtggtatagtggggtaaaaaaaaacaataaaataatccatagatgtgtgttacgctgtgacacaatcctttctgcacaggccggtgtcgcactaataaatggtctttacttattccccttttggtccacactcggcacctttgaagtttggggaattttgctgggaattgttgtcctggtataatacgggtgccctcacttccagcagatatgtttgggccctccccttcctggttccctaattttaggggccttgataatacgccacttgaaacagaagaaacgctcccctcgggccggcacaactgcatatttttatttcctggcttattggtgccttgactaattttattttttcatagacgtagtggtatgagggctgtttttttttgtgtgatgagctgtagtttttattggtaccattttggggtacatgcgactttttgatcacttgttatcctttttgttttgggaggcaaggtgaccaaaaaacagcaattctggcatatttttttagttctttttatacagcgttcaccatgcgttataaattacatgttacctttattctgcgggtcagtccgattccggtgatacctaatttatagcactttttatgttttacaactttttgcacaataaaattacttttgtaaagagaatggattttttctgtcgccaagttgtgagagccataacggttttcaatttttcgtcgacggagctgtatgagggcttgtttttagcgagacgagctatagtttttataggtaccatttttaggtacgtgcgactttttgatcactttttatttcaatttttggaagacaaagtgaccaaaaaatagcaattatgtcagtattttttagttatttttttttacggcgttcactgtgcggaataaataacataatatttttatagttcaggtcgttacggtcgcagcgataccaaatatgtatggctttattatttttttcaataataaatgacttgataagggaaaaagggcgattgtgttttgtgttattatttgaaacttttattgtattttttacaacttttagttttacttttttttttacacttttctttagtcccactaggggacttgaaggtccaactgtttgtttgatgttctaatacattgcactacctatgtagtgtaatgtattagaactgtcagttgttcactgacagcaagccgatcaggctccgccaccgggcggggcctaatcggctaacgtaatggcagatagaaagccattgctaggcatcctgttgccatagcagcagtcgccagccttg
Proteins encoded in this window:
- the LOC142742361 gene encoding relaxin-3-like, with protein sequence MCREVGCSADTDKVPLHSHFLRISSEAGRDVESGSVALLTRLHMALLLRSSVLFTALLMLVSALPGELRVRRSPVSASEYGVKLCGREFIRAVIFACGGSRWKRLQQEDGRIPGYRSTDTLQDTAIQDPHQLKMQPLLGSRLEQLHRSNIPLRQQPLKDSLHSYDDYSYTPTEDFSEYVRQVEDTSESENSAAAGSDGFPWIKSSRRRRELSIGVAGICCKWGCTKAEISTLC